Proteins encoded together in one Calditrichota bacterium window:
- a CDS encoding right-handed parallel beta-helix repeat-containing protein, which yields MILESISLGFLAEVEYSHEHGYKHWGLMLSGLQGCSDPSAIEGVTVPLWDNPTEREPTPIEIKLSAWLTVASDADGLMWYWGISSPGDPPDCDEEGHGNYLPGLLEWDGSPDFCSDGGARIVRTERYYAAKEVCNEIHEIAPTIESLEFGGTTASQVFTENYDNSAFPDSLRLYLDNWITYNGLSYQSVVKDIRTDAWDTVAGDWTDDAGDYAQLSYWKGLGEDPDFWFLVVNRRALAHEKAKVRVEIGALEPGLDYVVHYQLADSFAEAVQFQEGNHLPFDGAYRQKFEVVLLPGEAELVHFFVMDTSDLVIEDTTLTLKAPYYYNRNILLDNATVIIEPDTALQRYQIIKNGQSVDQWKDSLEILFAPGKGIKLIEPDSGSNKLTILGNDSTKIVLKCSKGSGNYWNGISFEGNQGDSLLLRNTVIASASIGANAYQGPGYASFEDCEFRACAFGVVGIGQREFRIDGTSFRENKTSAAFFTEGVQAQIIDCDFVDNEKHSLRMSRNCTGSVVQSSFVNNGVGLRANDCDLRLRCVTSTGNQSDGVSLTNGSIVMADTSNGSVRYWGTNDIYNNRFGEVSLIDPRAFVVANGENRFADSSSSNAGKNKLVKVLFTREEAAYLRFTGNNWGDLVDSADIALCIVPESISTTPIDTVFEACEWGQAPGEDDDELDCFVGGNVLEETNNLTQAQVSYKDLIESASSGCKIGTSVSRLLAVSFLDGVPIDTTLAYLSDVKQSATDQELVSDLLIGISHGLAMKGDLDSARTILEDVVSYSGDTLSRKIPGQVGLLSLDILEETADTVDGLTADELATFIDSLEQVIGQYEVWSQYEITDSVVMYAPMRVDSVINVRGDGVLTILPHPSYKNPTIEFVDQGAIKVWGTDTTKAKGKLYVYGEPDSRITLHWADSTGTKNVFSERGFVKLRDADFVGNGFVNQTQDLTGYFSGLRRATFQADSCTFSWFDEGVMVRATDTTSYMRACTFSYLGGNAFWYSGFGAGLVMLKSDGFVIEDCVFDSNDGVGIYHGFAEDVVIRNCQIRNGAKAGIYGASSTGGSARLECCTIESNGDTLPELWTLGVVYDLVGSHCSFSDSMGPLIKSDDPSYVDLENGENYFEVWNEGYYVQSGDTNETWDVTWNTWSPSVPGDGDFYDYLWPHTSSKWTLDSSLASFVSCGEYGTSSIGGESWLIVDPFAEESGTMSMDDEESQSASLALPSQISTKQATKERTTKSASKSVTKAPTEKLMANRKLANAERIAMHHKELSEWRDLRNANRSDVRQSAIKFIEENRYSEFVPAALRVVAGAARERGIAKYSSKYLSDFAATTKNIKQRVLAERLSYEALALEGKPGAALAGLESMMENATTPRDSALALLSAMQIYCDNHGSGDLQVKYNQIAVTDPYDLVRRTLQLSERLDDPTLGEQVTDTAIPTSYALYQNYPNPFNPTTEIRFDLPEAIHAELKVFNILGQEVATLMDDMRPAGAYRLLWDGKNAAGMTVASGVYIYQLKTPNFTNAKKMMLLR from the coding sequence GAATATAGCCACGAACATGGGTACAAACACTGGGGGCTGATGCTTTCTGGCCTGCAAGGTTGTTCTGATCCCTCTGCGATCGAGGGCGTTACAGTTCCTCTTTGGGACAATCCAACCGAACGTGAACCAACGCCAATCGAAATAAAGCTTTCAGCCTGGCTTACAGTAGCTTCTGATGCAGACGGACTCATGTGGTACTGGGGAATATCGTCACCAGGTGACCCGCCAGATTGCGATGAAGAAGGCCATGGCAATTATTTGCCTGGACTTCTTGAATGGGACGGGTCACCTGATTTTTGCAGCGATGGAGGTGCGCGAATAGTAAGGACAGAGCGTTACTATGCCGCAAAGGAAGTCTGCAATGAGATCCATGAAATCGCGCCAACGATTGAGTCATTGGAATTTGGCGGAACAACCGCAAGCCAAGTTTTCACTGAAAACTATGATAATTCGGCGTTTCCGGACTCTCTCCGGCTTTATCTTGACAATTGGATAACTTACAATGGACTTTCGTACCAGTCAGTCGTAAAAGATATTCGTACTGATGCATGGGATACTGTCGCTGGCGACTGGACAGATGACGCAGGTGATTATGCGCAGCTTTCGTATTGGAAAGGGCTCGGCGAGGATCCTGATTTCTGGTTCCTCGTCGTGAATAGACGCGCCCTTGCTCACGAGAAAGCAAAGGTCCGTGTTGAGATTGGCGCGTTAGAGCCTGGACTTGATTATGTAGTGCATTACCAACTTGCTGACAGCTTTGCCGAGGCCGTGCAGTTTCAGGAAGGTAACCACCTACCATTTGATGGAGCTTATCGCCAAAAGTTCGAAGTTGTCTTGCTGCCAGGGGAGGCCGAACTTGTTCATTTCTTTGTGATGGACACCAGCGACCTTGTGATTGAGGACACTACCCTAACACTAAAAGCACCTTACTATTACAACCGCAACATATTGCTGGATAATGCGACCGTAATAATTGAACCCGACACGGCACTTCAACGTTATCAGATTATCAAGAACGGTCAGAGTGTCGATCAGTGGAAAGATTCCCTTGAGATTCTGTTTGCGCCCGGTAAGGGGATTAAGCTGATCGAGCCAGACAGCGGATCTAACAAGCTGACTATTCTTGGCAATGACAGCACAAAGATAGTCTTGAAGTGCTCCAAAGGTAGTGGCAACTATTGGAATGGAATCTCCTTTGAAGGAAACCAAGGCGATAGCTTATTGCTAAGGAATACCGTAATAGCCAGCGCAAGCATCGGAGCAAATGCCTATCAGGGACCGGGCTATGCTTCATTTGAAGACTGTGAATTCCGCGCCTGTGCGTTTGGTGTAGTTGGAATTGGACAGCGAGAGTTTCGGATTGATGGCACAAGCTTCCGCGAGAACAAGACTTCTGCTGCATTCTTCACTGAAGGAGTGCAGGCCCAAATCATTGATTGCGACTTCGTTGACAATGAAAAGCACTCTTTGCGAATGTCTCGAAACTGCACAGGAAGTGTTGTGCAATCGAGCTTTGTAAATAACGGAGTTGGCCTAAGGGCAAACGATTGTGATCTTCGCTTACGTTGCGTAACGAGTACAGGAAATCAATCCGATGGCGTCTCTTTGACGAATGGTTCGATTGTAATGGCAGACACATCAAATGGATCTGTGCGCTACTGGGGAACAAATGACATCTACAATAATCGATTCGGCGAAGTTAGCTTGATAGACCCGCGTGCATTTGTGGTCGCCAATGGCGAGAATCGATTCGCTGATTCAAGTAGCAGTAACGCTGGGAAAAACAAGCTTGTGAAAGTACTTTTCACCAGGGAAGAGGCGGCGTACCTCAGATTCACCGGAAACAACTGGGGGGATTTGGTTGATTCTGCCGATATTGCCTTGTGTATTGTTCCTGAATCAATTTCCACAACTCCCATTGACACCGTTTTCGAGGCCTGTGAATGGGGCCAGGCTCCCGGAGAAGATGACGATGAATTAGATTGTTTCGTTGGTGGAAACGTCCTTGAAGAAACAAACAACCTAACGCAAGCGCAGGTTTCTTACAAGGACTTGATTGAGTCGGCGTCAAGTGGTTGCAAGATTGGCACTTCGGTATCTAGGTTGCTAGCAGTGAGTTTCCTCGACGGCGTTCCCATTGACACGACACTTGCATACCTGTCCGATGTGAAACAATCGGCGACAGACCAAGAGCTTGTCTCTGACCTCCTGATCGGGATTTCACACGGATTAGCGATGAAGGGTGATTTAGATAGCGCGCGAACGATACTTGAGGATGTTGTCAGTTACTCAGGTGACACTCTTTCGAGAAAAATTCCAGGACAAGTTGGTTTGCTTTCCCTTGACATACTAGAAGAAACTGCTGACACCGTTGATGGCTTAACTGCCGATGAGCTTGCTACTTTCATTGATTCTTTAGAACAAGTCATAGGTCAGTATGAAGTATGGTCACAATACGAGATCACAGACAGCGTGGTGATGTATGCGCCAATGCGGGTGGACAGTGTGATCAACGTGCGGGGGGACGGAGTCTTGACGATTCTGCCACACCCTAGCTACAAGAATCCTACCATCGAATTCGTCGATCAAGGTGCAATCAAAGTGTGGGGCACGGACACAACCAAGGCGAAGGGTAAACTCTATGTTTATGGGGAGCCAGACAGCCGAATTACGCTCCACTGGGCGGATTCTACAGGCACGAAGAATGTCTTCTCTGAACGTGGTTTTGTTAAGCTAAGGGATGCCGATTTTGTTGGAAACGGATTTGTCAATCAGACCCAGGATCTCACCGGTTATTTTAGTGGACTGCGTCGGGCGACGTTCCAAGCGGACTCTTGTACCTTCTCTTGGTTTGATGAAGGTGTAATGGTGCGTGCCACGGATACAACCAGTTACATGCGAGCATGCACATTTTCATATCTCGGTGGCAATGCGTTCTGGTATTCAGGGTTTGGCGCCGGGTTGGTCATGCTGAAGTCAGATGGATTTGTTATTGAAGACTGCGTATTTGATTCCAATGACGGAGTCGGAATATACCACGGGTTTGCAGAGGATGTTGTCATCAGAAATTGTCAGATCCGAAATGGCGCGAAAGCCGGCATCTACGGAGCCTCTTCAACCGGCGGTTCAGCACGCCTCGAATGCTGCACCATTGAAAGCAATGGCGACACATTGCCCGAGTTGTGGACATTGGGTGTAGTCTATGATCTTGTTGGCAGTCATTGCAGTTTTTCGGATAGCATGGGTCCGCTGATCAAATCAGACGATCCTTCGTATGTCGATCTCGAAAACGGAGAAAACTACTTCGAGGTGTGGAATGAGGGTTACTATGTCCAATCCGGTGACACAAACGAGACTTGGGATGTCACTTGGAACACATGGTCACCGTCAGTTCCGGGTGACGGGGATTTCTACGATTACCTGTGGCCGCACACATCATCCAAGTGGACACTGGATTCGTCACTCGCTTCATTCGTCAGCTGTGGGGAATACGGAACCTCGTCAATCGGCGGAGAATCGTGGCTGATTGTTGATCCGTTTGCGGAGGAGTCTGGAACGATGTCCATGGATGATGAAGAGTCGCAATCCGCATCACTGGCACTACCAAGCCAAATTAGTACAAAGCAGGCTACAAAGGAACGCACAACCAAAAGCGCGTCTAAATCTGTGACGAAAGCTCCAACCGAAAAGCTTATGGCTAATCGCAAGTTGGCCAACGCGGAGCGTATCGCGATGCATCACAAAGAACTTTCCGAATGGCGTGATCTGCGAAACGCTAATCGAAGCGATGTTCGTCAATCAGCGATCAAGTTTATTGAAGAAAACCGCTATTCTGAATTCGTACCGGCTGCACTTAGGGTAGTTGCGGGCGCGGCAAGGGAGCGCGGAATCGCAAAATACTCCAGCAAGTATCTTTCGGACTTTGCGGCCACTACCAAGAACATAAAGCAGCGAGTTTTGGCAGAACGGTTGTCGTACGAAGCTTTGGCTCTAGAAGGAAAACCCGGCGCCGCGCTTGCCGGCCTTGAATCCATGATGGAAAATGCCACTACGCCACGTGATTCAGCTCTTGCCCTACTTTCAGCAATGCAGATTTACTGCGACAACCATGGTTCGGGTGATCTTCAGGTTAAGTACAACCAAATTGCGGTTACGGATCCTTACGACCTTGTTAGGCGCACGCTGCAATTGTCTGAAAGACTCGACGATCCAACACTTGGTGAGCAGGTCACTGATACGGCCATACCGACGTCCTATGCACTGTACCAAAACTACCCGAATCCGTTCAATCCGACGACGGAGATCCGTTTCGATCTTCCCGAAGCAATCCACGCGGAACTGAAGGTGTTTAATATCCTCGGCCAGGAAGTTGCGACGCTCATGGATGACATGCGACCTGCCGGCGCCTATCGCCTTCTCTGGGACGGCAAGAACGCCGCCGGAATGACCGTCGCATCGGGTGTGTACATCTACCAGCTGAAGACGCCAAACTTCACCAACGCAAAGAAAATGATGCTGCTCAGATAG
- a CDS encoding T9SS type A sorting domain-containing protein, with product MNHLTSSKLLTIIASGLGKLVGQRTSEALIMTRILSAFNFLKRVGFAILLLGGLLYAQPYEPFRLYDMVGDTNQRIGDVIFEPLGDQDGDGYTDFLINMDVLNGHLRIMYGGEEPPYRTLDFAYLDVDTSAQTYYWTNYRHNTGKSACADYTGDGIVDIFVDLKQDFYDQCDAYMFIGGGGPEEFDTIWDWRSNYPEASHFVTGLGDFDGNGIPDFTRGGGAFAESFLWYFSWSWPNPPTEPTWMINRDGPGNNGNFADCQGVGDITGDGWPDFMEFVWYPDWSRHYEVWYGGPEADSTEDYALNTDTLEYATCCYGIYGDLNGDGLADLGSYIFDPFAPQTGPAIYYGRTPLNLTEPDVMLEHHSGEQITPDDGQIVGDINEDGYNDLAFRDNQRGSCYLYLGGNPMDSLWSFYLPVAEFDGFRTMLVRGLGDFNGDGIDDWAISGKKSVAGGVLSRVVVFAGDRNWGVPVSEERPDVPHDFVLGTPFPNPFNSEVIVPLTISRVAGKLDVSIYNTLGQLVYSFPDQHLTPGNTHFLRWNGTNQTGEALASGNYFVHGKLGQQVQTARLGYLK from the coding sequence ATGAACCACTTGACATCATCAAAACTGCTTACTATCATAGCCTCAGGTCTTGGGAAACTGGTTGGACAACGAACCTCGGAGGCCTTGATCATGACGCGAATTCTCTCTGCATTCAATTTTCTGAAGCGGGTGGGGTTCGCGATTTTGTTGTTGGGGGGCCTGCTGTATGCCCAGCCGTACGAGCCATTTCGGTTGTACGATATGGTTGGAGACACAAACCAGCGAATTGGGGACGTCATATTCGAGCCGTTGGGTGACCAAGACGGGGACGGCTACACGGACTTCTTGATTAACATGGACGTTCTCAATGGACATCTTCGGATCATGTATGGCGGAGAGGAACCTCCCTACCGCACACTGGATTTTGCTTATTTGGATGTGGATACATCAGCGCAGACGTATTATTGGACAAATTACAGGCATAATACGGGGAAGTCAGCGTGTGCCGACTATACGGGCGATGGGATCGTCGACATATTTGTCGATCTCAAGCAGGACTTTTATGATCAATGCGACGCCTATATGTTTATCGGCGGCGGTGGCCCGGAAGAGTTCGACACGATCTGGGATTGGCGAAGTAACTATCCGGAAGCGTCGCACTTTGTGACGGGGCTGGGCGACTTCGACGGCAACGGAATTCCGGACTTCACGCGTGGAGGAGGTGCCTTTGCCGAAAGTTTTCTGTGGTATTTCAGTTGGTCGTGGCCAAACCCTCCCACAGAACCGACGTGGATGATCAATCGTGATGGTCCGGGCAACAATGGAAATTTCGCTGATTGTCAAGGGGTCGGGGATATCACGGGGGATGGGTGGCCGGATTTTATGGAATTCGTCTGGTATCCCGATTGGAGCAGGCATTACGAAGTCTGGTACGGCGGGCCAGAAGCGGATTCAACAGAAGACTACGCGCTGAATACAGATACACTGGAGTACGCAACTTGCTGCTACGGTATTTATGGTGACCTTAACGGAGACGGTTTGGCGGACTTGGGGTCGTACATTTTCGATCCGTTCGCTCCGCAAACGGGACCGGCTATCTATTACGGTCGGACACCGCTGAACCTAACGGAACCGGACGTGATGCTGGAGCATCATTCCGGTGAACAGATCACACCGGATGATGGACAAATTGTCGGCGACATCAACGAAGACGGGTACAATGATCTTGCCTTTCGGGACAATCAACGCGGGAGTTGCTACCTCTACTTAGGCGGCAACCCAATGGACAGCTTGTGGAGTTTCTATTTGCCGGTGGCGGAGTTTGACGGTTTTCGCACTATGTTAGTACGCGGTCTTGGAGACTTTAACGGTGATGGGATTGATGACTGGGCGATCTCTGGAAAAAAGTCCGTGGCCGGCGGTGTGCTTTCCAGGGTCGTGGTTTTCGCGGGCGACCGCAACTGGGGCGTCCCGGTGTCAGAAGAGCGGCCGGATGTCCCACACGATTTTGTATTAGGCACTCCCTTTCCCAACCCCTTCAACTCGGAGGTCATTGTTCCCTTAACCATCAGCCGCGTTGCGGGCAAACTGGATGTTTCGATTTACAACACACTTGGTCAGTTGGTCTACTCTTTTCCTGACCAGCATCTGACTCCCGGGAACACGCACTTTCTAAGATGGAATGGTACAAACCAAACGGGAGAAGCGCTTGCGTCGGGAAACTATTTCGTACACGGTAAACTCGGACAACAAGTACAGACGGCGAGGCTTGGATACCTAAAATGA
- a CDS encoding T9SS type A sorting domain-containing protein, whose protein sequence is MRTLFTLFLFATIIHAQPYEPIRLYDMVGDTNQRIGDVILEPLGDQDGDGYADFLVNVDGLNGHLRLVYGGPEPPYRTYDFAHLDMDTTTRTLVWTSFRFNTGSTAMADYTGDGVTDVMVDLRDYNAHFQCDAYMFIGGGGPEEFDTVWDWRSNYPEASHFVTGLGDFDGNGIPDFTRGGGAFAENFLWYFSWTWPNPPTEPTWTYERVNPGSAGNFSACQGVGDITGDGWPDFWEHLRYPDWSLHDEIWYGGPETDSIPDFQFEVDTLPYLIDVYGILGDVNGDGIDDIGGYVFDHFAPQTGPAIFYGGLPLNVTEPDVMLEHNSGEAVWLDRAQTVGDINDDGYEDIGVVDINRYSCYLYLGGNPMDSLWSFYLPVAEFDGFSTILVRGIGDFNGDGIDDWAISGKKYSPTISRVVVFAGDRNWGVPVSDERPDVPHDFVLGTPFPNPFNSEVIVPLTISRVAGILDVSIYNTLGQLVYTFPDQHLTPGNTHFLRWNGTNQTREAIASGNYFVQGKFGQQVQTARITLLK, encoded by the coding sequence ATGAGAACACTCTTCACACTTTTCCTCTTTGCAACCATCATACACGCCCAGCCGTACGAGCCGATCCGGTTGTACGATATGGTTGGAGACACAAACCAGCGGATTGGTGACGTCATATTAGAGCCGTTGGGTGACCAAGACGGGGACGGCTACGCGGACTTCTTGGTGAATGTCGACGGACTCAACGGGCATTTGCGTCTTGTCTATGGAGGACCCGAGCCTCCCTACCGCACTTACGATTTTGCTCACTTAGACATGGACACCACGACACGGACACTTGTATGGACGAGCTTCCGCTTTAACACGGGTAGTACAGCAATGGCCGATTACACAGGCGATGGAGTTACGGACGTCATGGTGGATCTGAGGGACTACAATGCTCATTTCCAGTGTGACGCCTATATGTTTATCGGGGGTGGTGGTCCGGAAGAGTTCGACACGGTCTGGGATTGGCGGAGTAACTATCCGGAAGCGTCGCACTTTGTGACGGGGCTGGGAGACTTCGATGGAAACGGAATCCCGGACTTCACGCGTGGAGGAGGTGCCTTTGCTGAAAATTTTCTGTGGTATTTCAGTTGGACATGGCCAAACCCTCCCACAGAACCGACGTGGACGTATGAGCGGGTGAATCCTGGTTCAGCAGGAAATTTCAGTGCATGCCAAGGGGTCGGTGATATCACGGGAGATGGCTGGCCGGATTTCTGGGAACACCTTCGATATCCTGACTGGAGTTTGCATGACGAAATCTGGTATGGCGGACCGGAAACGGATTCTATACCGGATTTTCAATTTGAGGTAGACACTTTGCCGTACCTGATAGACGTCTATGGTATTTTAGGTGACGTCAATGGGGACGGGATTGATGACATCGGGGGGTATGTGTTTGATCACTTTGCTCCACAGACCGGGCCTGCAATTTTCTACGGCGGACTGCCGTTGAATGTAACGGAACCGGATGTGATGTTGGAACACAATTCAGGGGAAGCGGTTTGGCTGGACAGGGCACAGACGGTCGGGGACATCAACGACGACGGCTATGAAGACATTGGTGTTGTAGATATCAACCGGTATAGCTGCTACCTCTATTTAGGCGGCAACCCAATGGACAGCTTGTGGAGTTTCTATTTGCCAGTGGCGGAGTTTGACGGTTTTAGCACAATCTTGGTGCGAGGGATTGGCGACTTCAACGGTGATGGGATTGACGACTGGGCGATCTCTGGCAAGAAATATAGTCCTACGATATCCAGAGTCGTCGTTTTTGCGGGTGACCGCAACTGGGGCGTCCCGGTGTCAGATGAGCGGCCCGATGTCCCACACGACTTCGTATTAGGCACTCCCTTTCCCAACCCCTTCAACTCGGAGGTCATTGTTCCCTTAACCATCAGCCGCGTTGCGGGCATACTGGATGTTTCGATTTACAACACACTTGGACAGTTAGTCTATACTTTTCCTGACCAGCATCTGACTCCCGGGAACACGCACTTTCTAAGATGGAATGGTACAAACCAAACGAGAGAAGCGATTGCGTCGGGAAACTACTTCGTACAAGGCAAATTCGGACAACAAGTACAGACGGCGAGGATTACATTGCTTAAGTAA
- a CDS encoding transposase: MSGQRRRFSDEFKVQVVQEVLQGASQAAVARRHNVSANTILLWQKAYRSGRLGGGATGAVSPEVRALEVQVAELQRLVGKKEEQIEFLKKTARLQEQQNADRPSPSSAGRSRGKKDVR, translated from the coding sequence ATGTCAGGTCAGAGACGGAGGTTTTCGGATGAGTTTAAGGTTCAGGTGGTGCAGGAGGTGCTTCAGGGAGCGAGTCAGGCTGCGGTAGCCCGCCGGCACAATGTGTCAGCGAACACGATTCTGCTCTGGCAGAAGGCTTACAGATCCGGTCGCCTGGGGGGAGGGGCGACCGGCGCGGTTTCGCCTGAAGTGCGGGCATTGGAAGTGCAAGTGGCGGAGCTGCAGCGGTTAGTCGGGAAGAAGGAAGAGCAGATCGAGTTTCTAAAAAAAACCGCCCGGCTACAAGAACAGCAGAACGCAGACAGGCCGTCACCTTCGAGCGCGGGACGTTCACGCGGAAAGAAGGATGTGCGCTGA
- a CDS encoding IS3 family transposase produces MDLPESTYYYRSRTADDRLARRLDLQDRIETLAFNKAGYGYRRITAELRRQGVIVNRKLVLKIMKESDLLVRPLRGFTITTDSRHTLPVYPNLYQNQWPTAPDRIWVADITYIRLPLGFVYLAVILDAFSRKVVGWALSKSLEADLVIEALTMALSERKPPPGLIHHSDRGVQYASHVYTDLLKQYGVHISMSRKGNPYDNAVAESFFKTLKKEEVYLSDYRTPEEARRQIGRFINQVYNTERLHSALGYTPPAEFELQYNQTQNAA; encoded by the coding sequence ATGGATCTTCCGGAGAGCACATATTACTACCGTTCACGCACAGCGGATGACCGCCTGGCGCGAAGACTCGATTTGCAGGACCGGATAGAAACGTTGGCGTTTAACAAAGCCGGTTATGGCTATCGGCGCATCACCGCCGAGCTGCGTCGGCAAGGTGTGATTGTAAACCGCAAGCTCGTCTTGAAGATCATGAAAGAATCAGATCTGCTGGTCAGGCCGCTGCGCGGATTTACGATCACCACGGACAGCAGACATACGCTTCCAGTCTATCCGAACCTCTATCAGAACCAGTGGCCCACTGCGCCCGACCGCATCTGGGTGGCGGACATCACCTACATCCGTTTGCCGCTGGGCTTTGTCTATCTCGCTGTGATCCTTGATGCGTTCTCACGCAAGGTCGTGGGGTGGGCGCTGTCGAAAAGTCTCGAAGCCGATCTGGTCATCGAGGCCTTGACCATGGCTCTTTCCGAACGCAAACCACCTCCGGGCTTGATCCACCACAGTGATCGCGGTGTGCAATACGCCAGCCATGTTTACACCGATCTACTCAAGCAGTACGGCGTTCACATCAGCATGTCCCGCAAAGGCAATCCCTACGACAACGCGGTCGCCGAAAGCTTCTTCAAAACCCTCAAAAAAGAAGAAGTCTATCTGTCCGACTACCGCACCCCCGAAGAGGCACGGCGGCAAATCGGACGGTTCATCAACCAGGTCTACAACACAGAACGACTACACTCGGCCCTCGGCTATACGCCCCCCGCCGAGTTCGAACTTCAATACAATCAAACCCAAAACGCCGCCTAA
- a CDS encoding FIST C-terminal domain-containing protein, with the protein MVPKSSKSMVVHKAQSFQIDPHAAISELREKLNCPNMAGVVFFCSVDYDLEALGQELKSTFSCPVVGCTTAGEIGPNGYSDHSITAFSMETENLEIHPFQIPELDKCGAIELEEISGRIKETIRNRTSELPDTKPFGFFLIDGLSLKEEQIIGQLYYTLESLPIVGGSAGGGANFDPTFVYFDGKFLANSALFTLFITSHPFEVFRTQHFVPMEGKLVITKAKPEERLVMEINGRPAAQEYARCLGLCNDDLTSEVLAMHPVMLKLGGEYYVRSVMRKLDDGSLQFACAIDEGLVLTMADGVDIIDNLQNSLDELSNRMNPQVIIGCECFFRKLEVMEKDIRDSISRIMSHHNVIGFHTYGEQINSVHVNQTFTGVAIGAE; encoded by the coding sequence ATGGTACCGAAAAGCAGCAAATCCATGGTCGTGCACAAGGCGCAGAGCTTCCAAATTGACCCGCACGCGGCCATTTCCGAACTCAGAGAGAAGTTGAATTGTCCCAACATGGCTGGTGTCGTCTTCTTTTGTTCGGTTGATTACGACTTGGAAGCGCTGGGTCAGGAATTGAAGAGCACGTTTTCATGTCCGGTAGTCGGTTGCACGACGGCCGGTGAAATCGGGCCGAACGGATACAGCGACCATAGTATCACGGCATTCAGCATGGAAACCGAGAACCTTGAAATTCACCCGTTTCAAATTCCGGAGCTCGACAAATGCGGGGCCATAGAGCTTGAAGAGATATCTGGGCGAATAAAAGAAACGATTAGAAATCGTACGTCGGAACTGCCGGACACTAAGCCTTTCGGATTTTTCCTGATTGACGGATTGTCTTTGAAGGAAGAACAAATTATCGGCCAGTTGTACTACACACTTGAATCACTTCCGATTGTCGGAGGCTCGGCGGGCGGCGGAGCTAATTTTGATCCAACGTTCGTCTATTTCGACGGGAAGTTTCTGGCGAATTCCGCGCTGTTTACTCTGTTCATAACTTCTCATCCGTTTGAAGTCTTCAGGACACAGCACTTTGTTCCAATGGAAGGAAAACTGGTCATCACGAAAGCAAAGCCGGAAGAACGGCTGGTGATGGAAATAAATGGCAGACCCGCTGCTCAGGAATATGCCCGCTGCCTCGGACTCTGCAACGATGACTTAACAAGCGAAGTTCTCGCCATGCACCCCGTGATGCTGAAACTTGGCGGCGAGTACTATGTCCGCTCGGTAATGCGCAAGCTGGACGACGGATCCCTGCAGTTTGCTTGCGCAATTGACGAGGGTCTCGTATTGACAATGGCTGACGGCGTGGACATCATTGACAACCTGCAAAACTCGCTTGACGAACTGTCAAACAGAATGAACCCGCAGGTGATTATCGGATGCGAGTGTTTCTTCCGCAAACTTGAGGTTATGGAAAAAGACATTCGAGATTCGATCAGCAGAATCATGTCCCACCACAACGTGATAGGATTTCACACGTACGGTGAGCAGATAAACTCGGTGCACGTGAATCAGACATTCACAGGAGTCGCAATCGGAGCGGAATAA